From Lonchura striata isolate bLonStr1 chromosome 3, bLonStr1.mat, whole genome shotgun sequence, one genomic window encodes:
- the SLC35B2 gene encoding adenosine 3'-phospho 5'-phosphosulfate transporter 1 isoform X1 — protein MATGEEIAPALQDSWGDFWLFRFFVNAAGYASIVVPGFLLIQYFKRRNYLETGRGICFPVIKSCVFGSEVKSVHQDDGSLPPRAEPTESSTARQVFKLLFCAAGLQASYLTWGVLQERVMTRTYGATEADPGEKFKDSQFLVFMNRILAFTVAGLYCALTKQPRHGAPMYKYSFASLSNILSSWCQYEALKYISFPTQVLAKASKVIPVMMMGKLVSRKSYEYWEYLTAALISVGVSMFLLSSAPNRTVSTVTTFSGIVLLAGYIIFDSFTSNWQDALFTYKMSPVQMMFGVNVFSCLFTVGSLVEQGALLESLRFMARHSEFTAHAVLLSVCSACGQLFIFYTINQFGAAVFTIIMTLRQAFAILLSCLIYGHTVTVVGGLGIAVVFMALFLRVYARSRMKKHSKKLPLGETPVQKV, from the exons ATGGCTACAGGTGAAGAGATcgcccctgccctgcaggactCCTGGGGGGACTTCTGGCTCTTCCGTTTCTTTGTTAATGCTGCTGGCTATGCAAGTATTGTGGTACCAGGCTTCCTTCTCATCCAGTACTTCAAGAGAAGGAACTACTTGGAGACAG GCAGAGGCATTTGCTTCCCTGTCATCAAATCATGTGTGTTTGGCTCTGAGGTGAAGTCTGTACATCAGGACGATGGCTCCCTGCCACCCCGAGCAGAGCCCACAGAGTCCTCCACAGCCCGACAGGTCTTCAAGCTgctcttctgtgctgctggtCTACAG GCTTCCTACCTCACATGGGGTGTCCTCCAGGAGCGTGTGATGACAAGAACATACGGTGCCACTGAAGCAGACCCTGGAGAGAAGTTCAAGGACTCCCAGTTCCTCGTGTTCATGAACCGCATCCTGGCCTTCACTGTGGCTGGTCTGTACTGTGCCCTGACCAAGCAGCCACGCCATGGGGCTCCTATGTACAAATACTCCTTTGCCTCCCTCTCCAACATCCTCAGCAGCTGGTGTCAGTATGAGGCACTCAAATACATCAGTTTCCCCACCCAAGTGCTGGCCAAGGCCTCCAAAGTGATCCCAGTGATGATGATGGGCAAACTGGTGTCGCGCAAAAGTTATGAGTACTGGGAGTACCTGACTGCTGCCCTCATCTCCGTGGGGGTCAGCATGTTCCTGCTCTCCAGCGCTCCTAACAGGACGGTGTCCACTGTCACCACCTTCTCTGGCATAGTGCTCCTGGCTGGCTACATAATCTTTGACAGCTTCACCTCCAACTGGCAGGATGCTCTCTTCACCTACAAGATGTCTCCCGTGCAGATGATGTTTGGTGTCAATGTCTTCTCCTGCCTTTTCACAGTGGGCTCGCTCGTGGAGCAGGGTGCCTTGCTAGAGTCGCTGCGCTTCATGGCCCGCCACTCGGAGTTCACCGCCCATGCCGTGCTGCTCTCCGTGTGCTCTGCCTGTGGCCAGCTCTTCATCTTCTACACCATCAACCAGTTTGGGGCAGCTGTCTTCACCATCATCATGACACTCCGACAGGCCTTTGCCATTCTCCTCTCCTGCCTCATCTATGGCCACACTGTCACTGTTGTGGGTGGGCTGGGCATTGCCGTTGTCTTCATGGCCCTCTTTCTCCGTGTCTATGCCCGCAGCCGCATGAAGAAGCACAGTAAGAAGCTCCCACTGGGCGAGACCCCTGTTCAAAAGGTCTAA
- the SLC35B2 gene encoding adenosine 3'-phospho 5'-phosphosulfate transporter 1 isoform X2, whose amino-acid sequence MLLAMQVLWYQASFSSSTSREGTTWRQASYLTWGVLQERVMTRTYGATEADPGEKFKDSQFLVFMNRILAFTVAGLYCALTKQPRHGAPMYKYSFASLSNILSSWCQYEALKYISFPTQVLAKASKVIPVMMMGKLVSRKSYEYWEYLTAALISVGVSMFLLSSAPNRTVSTVTTFSGIVLLAGYIIFDSFTSNWQDALFTYKMSPVQMMFGVNVFSCLFTVGSLVEQGALLESLRFMARHSEFTAHAVLLSVCSACGQLFIFYTINQFGAAVFTIIMTLRQAFAILLSCLIYGHTVTVVGGLGIAVVFMALFLRVYARSRMKKHSKKLPLGETPVQKV is encoded by the exons ATGCTGCTGGCTATGCAAGTATTGTGGTACCAGGCTTCCTTCTCATCCAGTACTTCAAGAGAAGGAACTACTTGGAGACAG GCTTCCTACCTCACATGGGGTGTCCTCCAGGAGCGTGTGATGACAAGAACATACGGTGCCACTGAAGCAGACCCTGGAGAGAAGTTCAAGGACTCCCAGTTCCTCGTGTTCATGAACCGCATCCTGGCCTTCACTGTGGCTGGTCTGTACTGTGCCCTGACCAAGCAGCCACGCCATGGGGCTCCTATGTACAAATACTCCTTTGCCTCCCTCTCCAACATCCTCAGCAGCTGGTGTCAGTATGAGGCACTCAAATACATCAGTTTCCCCACCCAAGTGCTGGCCAAGGCCTCCAAAGTGATCCCAGTGATGATGATGGGCAAACTGGTGTCGCGCAAAAGTTATGAGTACTGGGAGTACCTGACTGCTGCCCTCATCTCCGTGGGGGTCAGCATGTTCCTGCTCTCCAGCGCTCCTAACAGGACGGTGTCCACTGTCACCACCTTCTCTGGCATAGTGCTCCTGGCTGGCTACATAATCTTTGACAGCTTCACCTCCAACTGGCAGGATGCTCTCTTCACCTACAAGATGTCTCCCGTGCAGATGATGTTTGGTGTCAATGTCTTCTCCTGCCTTTTCACAGTGGGCTCGCTCGTGGAGCAGGGTGCCTTGCTAGAGTCGCTGCGCTTCATGGCCCGCCACTCGGAGTTCACCGCCCATGCCGTGCTGCTCTCCGTGTGCTCTGCCTGTGGCCAGCTCTTCATCTTCTACACCATCAACCAGTTTGGGGCAGCTGTCTTCACCATCATCATGACACTCCGACAGGCCTTTGCCATTCTCCTCTCCTGCCTCATCTATGGCCACACTGTCACTGTTGTGGGTGGGCTGGGCATTGCCGTTGTCTTCATGGCCCTCTTTCTCCGTGTCTATGCCCGCAGCCGCATGAAGAAGCACAGTAAGAAGCTCCCACTGGGCGAGACCCCTGTTCAAAAGGTCTAA